The Verrucomicrobiota bacterium genomic sequence GCACGCGGTGACAATTTCACCGGCATGCCGCCCCAGGCGTTGCACGGGACAATAGGTTTCCCAGGCCACCTCGGGAAAAAGTTCGAGGGGATGACCCGTGACGGCGAAACCGAACAGCTCGGTTTCCCACAGAAGTCTTTGCTGCCGCGACGGCTCTTGCGCGTCGTCCCTCGGAGGCCAATGGGATCGGGAGGCGGGTTCAAAATCGAATTCGAGCGCCGCGTCGTCTCCGGCGCCAAACCGGGGGGCGCGCAGGTGGCGGACGGTCTCGGGCGCTTGCACGCGCCAAAATTGGCGGGTCCGCGGCTCGCCCCAAGCGTCGAAAGCGCCCGCGCGAATCATGCTTTCGATTTCGTCCCGGGCCGGGCGCGTGCGCCGGATAAAATCCTCAATCGAATCGAACGGCCTCTTTTGCCGCGCGTCCAGCAAGGCATCTGTCGTGGCTTGGGTGAGACCCTTCATTCGGGTCAAGGGCACGCGAATGGCCCGGGAACCGTAACGGAGGCGCGGACCGCGCCCGGGAGAAATCATGCCCGCGCGGCGCGCCTGCGCACCCGGCGTCTCTCGATCGGCACGATCCGAAGCGGCATGAGCGCCGCGATCCGGACCAGAGTGGCCCGGGGGAAAACGCGGGGCGGGTTCGACCGCAAACCCGGGCCCGGGCGCATTGACCGAAGGCGGAAGCAGACGGATGCCGAGCCGGTGGCATTCCAGCACGTACACCAGCGGATGGTAAAAACCTTTGCCGTGCGTGAGCACGCCGGCCATGAACTCCGCCGGGTGATAGAGCTTGAGCCAGGCCGCCTGGTAAGCTTCCACGCCGTAAGCGGTCGAGTGCGCCTTGTTGAAAGCGTATCCCGAAAAGCCGGTGACCAACTCCCAGACCTCGGCGATTTTAGCCTCGTCATGGCCGCGCGCCCGGGCGGATGCGATGAATTCACGTCCGATCTCCTCGACCACCGCGCGCTTTTGTTTGACCAGCGCGCGGCGAAGCACGTCGGCCCGTCCGGCGGAGAGTCCGGCAAACGCCTCCGAGATTTGGAGAATATGCTCCTCATAAACCACAAGGCCATAGGTGCTGCGAAGGCAGGGTTCGAGGGAGGAATGGGGATACGTGACAGGCTCGAATCCTTGATAGCGGCGGGTAAAGGAGAGCTTTTTGGATTCGTTGGCGGCACCGGGCCGGATCACCGAGACGATGGCAATCAGGCCGTCGATTTCCCGCACCCGCGTCATGCGGCAAAGGCTGGTCATGGCGGGAGATTCGATGTGATGCACGGCGCGCGCGCCGCCGCCGGCGATCATGTCCCATACGCGGGAATCGTCGAACGTGGCAGGCAGGCGCCGGAAAAGGTCCGTGGCACACCAGATGGGGGGGGCGTGGGCAGGATCAGGATCCCAAGCCCCGGGATCCTCATGCAGAACCGGAGGAGACACGTCGCGGAGCCGGGACCCTGCCGGCTCCCGCCCCATGCTCAACAGCGCGTCGCGCATCACGGCGAGTCCGCCTTGGGCGAGAATGTCCATCTTGACCAGGCCCAGCGCTTCCACGGCGTCCATGTCGTAATGCGTGGTGGGAAGGCCTTTGTTGGAAATGAAGGTGGGAGTAAGTTCGCGCATCGGCTGGCGGGAAAGCACGACGCCGCAGGGGTGCATCTTCGGATAGCGGGGGGCGCTGTCGAGCAACCCGGCCATTTCGAGGGCGGTTTTGTAAGGCTCCTCGTCGAGAGGCAAATCGCGCGTGACCGGGCTGGCGCGCAACAATTCGATCAAGCCGGATCCGCCCGTGGGAGCGGGACCTTCGGGAACCCAGCCGCCGCCGAAGCCCCAGGGAAAGTGTTCGGTGAACTTGCGCACATCGCGTTCCGACACCCCCAGGACTTTGGCCGCCTCGCCGAACGCACTGCGCGCTTGAAACGTCGAAAATCCCCCGACAACGGCGCAATGATCGGGCCCGTGCCGCTGAAAAATCAGCCGCACGACGTCGTCCTTGCGGTCATGGGCGAAATCGATGTCGATGTCCGGCAATTTGTGGAGCGCCATGCGTTCCGGGTTGAGGAAGCGCTTGAAATAGAGATCGAAGCGAAGGGGACAGACGCCGGAGATGCCGAGACTGTAGCACACGAGCGAATCGGCGGCGCTGCCCCGGGTGATCCATTCGATGCCGCGCGCGCGGCATTCCCGCAACAAATCCCACACCATGAGGAAATACGATTCATAGCCCACCGCGGCGATGATCGCGAGTTCCTCCCGCGCTTGCGCGGCATGCCGGGAGGCGCGGGAACCATAGCGCTGGCGGAGTCCCTCCATGACACGGTCCTGCAGGAAAGCCCGCGGACTGGATCCATCGGGCGGATGAAAATCGGGAAATTGCGGCGGGCCAAAGGGAAAATCAAACCGGCAACGCTCGGCGATTTCAAGCGTGTGGCGCAGCCATTCAGGATGCCCGGCGCAGGCGGCGCGCAAGGTCTCGGGATCGCGAAAATGGCGGCGCCCGCCCCGGTGCTTCTCCGGATGAGGCTGTTCAAGCAGCGTGAGGGTGCGGATGCTTTGCACGATGTCGTAATGACGCCGCTGCCCGGGAGCGGCGTAATGGACGGACGGCGCGGCGGCCGCGGGCAGACCGGCGGCCGCCTCGCGCGAGGACGCGAAGCAGTAAAAGCGCCCGGGAAACAGCGGCGCCAGTTCCGCTTGGGCGCCGAGGGCAACAAGCCCTTCAAGCTGCCCGGCGTGACGATGAAAAAAAGAGGAAGAAACGGAAGCGCGCTGGCGGGCGGCGACGGCGGACTCGTCGCGGGAGGATGCGGACTCGGCCTGAGCGGAAAGGAGGCGGCAGAGGTGGTGATACCCCCGGGCGGATTCGGCGCAGAGCAGAAGAGGTTGATGATCGACGCGCCATTCGACGCCAAGAATGGGTTTGATGCCGGCTTGGGCCGCGGCTTGCACGAATTCGACGGCACCGTGGAGATTGCCCAAATCGGCGAGGCCAATGGCGGGCAGTTGATGCCGTTGCGCCCAGGCCACGATGTCCGACGGAGACAGCGTGGAATCGAGAAAGGAGTAATGACTGCGCACACGGAGCGGGATGTAAACGGGCGGCGCGGCGCGGCGCGGAAGCATCGAGGGCCGGACCCCGCGCGGCGCGGGCGGCGGAGGGTCGCGCCGGACGCGCGCCACGCTGCGGCGCGGAGGGCGGACGGGGCGCTCCGCCTCGAGGGGCCGCAGGAGAAAATCGTGGCCGCGCAAAAGAATGCGGTGGCCGTGCTGCTGGCGAAGCGCATCGACGGCCACCGCGAGCCGGGTCCGGGCGGCGGAGCGGAGCGCGGTTTGCTCGAACGGAAGATCGAGGGCCGGCGGCGCGTCATAGACGTTGGACAACTTCAATGCAACCATGCGCAGGCTGACCCGGCGTTTCCAGGCTTTGCGGAGCAGTGCGTGAAGGCGCCCGTAGATTTCGGTCTCGAGGTCGGTGGGTTCGAGGAGGCTTTCGGCGGCTTGATCTTCCTCGCGATCGTTGTAGCGAATCTTGACGGTGAGCGTGCGAACAGCGCGGCCCTCTTCGCGAACACTGGCAAACAAGTGGTCGGCTTGGTGGCGGAGGGTGGCTTCGGCGAAATCCTCGCGGGTGACATCCTCGGAAAACGTGGTTTGCTGGCTGAACGTTTTCTGAGGGGCGCGGGCGGGAATGAGCGGACGCTCGTCGATGCCGAGGGCAAATTGCCGGATGAGGGCGGCGGGGCGCCCGAGGAGGCGTTCGAGCCATTCGAGCGGAGTCGCGGCGACGTGCCGGATCAGGACGAGGCCGGCGGAATTCAGCCGGTCGCTGGCATGGGGGCCGATGCCGGGAAGCCACTTGTTGGGAAGGGGATGCAGAAAGGCGGTTTCCTGTCCGGGCGCGATTTCGTTGAAAGCGGCGGGCTTGGTCAATTTGGAAGCGACGGCGCTGACGAGCTTGCTGGCGCCGATGCCCTGGCTGACGGTGATTTTGAGGCGCTGCCCAATGGCCTTGCGAATGGTGCCGGCGATGACGGAAGGAGAAGCGCTCCGGTTGGCGGTAAGATCGAAATAGCCCTCGTCGATGGAGGTTTGCTCCACCGCCGGGGTAAAGTCGTAGCAGTAGCCGAACATCCAGTTGGAAAACTGCTCGTAACGCTCGAAATCCCCGGGCAGCACGACGAGCTGCGGGCACAGTTTGCGCGCCTGCACCGTCGGCATGGGCGTGTAAACGCCAAACGCGCGGGCCTCGTAGGACGCGGAAGCGATGATGCCACGCTTCTCCCCGCCCACCGCCACGGGACGCCCGCGCAGCTTCGGATCAGAAGCCTGCTCGACCGCCGCGAAAAACGCATCGGCATCAAGATGAACAATGGAACGGGAAATGGGAGGAATGGCGTTGGAGGTTGGAAATTCGAATGAACAGGGTGAAAGGCGGGGACAGCCGGTTTATTTACCCTTTTGGGTAGTATCCCGGGCGCGGCTTGTCAATAGCGCGCCGTGTCCATAAATCTGGAGCATGGCGAAGGACATTCGCAAAAGACTCGCCGCCCAGCCTTTCCTGCCGTTCGTGGTGTTTACAGCGGATGATTGCGTTTCTTTCGACCAATGCCTCCTTGACGAGAACCCTCCAACGTTCGACATGTCCATTCCCAAGCCCGACCGGCGCGACCTCCGTGAGTC encodes the following:
- the dnaE gene encoding DNA polymerase III subunit alpha — its product is MPPISRSIVHLDADAFFAAVEQASDPKLRGRPVAVGGEKRGIIASASYEARAFGVYTPMPTVQARKLCPQLVVLPGDFERYEQFSNWMFGYCYDFTPAVEQTSIDEGYFDLTANRSASPSVIAGTIRKAIGQRLKITVSQGIGASKLVSAVASKLTKPAAFNEIAPGQETAFLHPLPNKWLPGIGPHASDRLNSAGLVLIRHVAATPLEWLERLLGRPAALIRQFALGIDERPLIPARAPQKTFSQQTTFSEDVTREDFAEATLRHQADHLFASVREEGRAVRTLTVKIRYNDREEDQAAESLLEPTDLETEIYGRLHALLRKAWKRRVSLRMVALKLSNVYDAPPALDLPFEQTALRSAARTRLAVAVDALRQQHGHRILLRGHDFLLRPLEAERPVRPPRRSVARVRRDPPPPAPRGVRPSMLPRRAAPPVYIPLRVRSHYSFLDSTLSPSDIVAWAQRHQLPAIGLADLGNLHGAVEFVQAAAQAGIKPILGVEWRVDHQPLLLCAESARGYHHLCRLLSAQAESASSRDESAVAARQRASVSSSFFHRHAGQLEGLVALGAQAELAPLFPGRFYCFASSREAAAGLPAAAAPSVHYAAPGQRRHYDIVQSIRTLTLLEQPHPEKHRGGRRHFRDPETLRAACAGHPEWLRHTLEIAERCRFDFPFGPPQFPDFHPPDGSSPRAFLQDRVMEGLRQRYGSRASRHAAQAREELAIIAAVGYESYFLMVWDLLRECRARGIEWITRGSAADSLVCYSLGISGVCPLRFDLYFKRFLNPERMALHKLPDIDIDFAHDRKDDVVRLIFQRHGPDHCAVVGGFSTFQARSAFGEAAKVLGVSERDVRKFTEHFPWGFGGGWVPEGPAPTGGSGLIELLRASPVTRDLPLDEEPYKTALEMAGLLDSAPRYPKMHPCGVVLSRQPMRELTPTFISNKGLPTTHYDMDAVEALGLVKMDILAQGGLAVMRDALLSMGREPAGSRLRDVSPPVLHEDPGAWDPDPAHAPPIWCATDLFRRLPATFDDSRVWDMIAGGGARAVHHIESPAMTSLCRMTRVREIDGLIAIVSVIRPGAANESKKLSFTRRYQGFEPVTYPHSSLEPCLRSTYGLVVYEEHILQISEAFAGLSAGRADVLRRALVKQKRAVVEEIGREFIASARARGHDEAKIAEVWELVTGFSGYAFNKAHSTAYGVEAYQAAWLKLYHPAEFMAGVLTHGKGFYHPLVYVLECHRLGIRLLPPSVNAPGPGFAVEPAPRFPPGHSGPDRGAHAASDRADRETPGAQARRAGMISPGRGPRLRYGSRAIRVPLTRMKGLTQATTDALLDARQKRPFDSIEDFIRRTRPARDEIESMIRAGAFDAWGEPRTRQFWRVQAPETVRHLRAPRFGAGDDAALEFDFEPASRSHWPPRDDAQEPSRQQRLLWETELFGFAVTGHPLELFPEVAWETYCPVQRLGRHAGEIVTACGLVVEQRTHHQITGEPMKFLSLADWTGIVETELFAQTYKSCGLATVRYPVLEVEARVEAFENGHGFTLRVLRAGPPRQRK